In Fibrobacter sp. UWR2, the following are encoded in one genomic region:
- the purE gene encoding 5-(carboxyamino)imidazole ribonucleotide mutase, with the protein MDLKENAKVGIVAGSKSDQETVDKITAVLDSFGIVWEYNILSAHRTPNATAKYAREAAGRGLQVLIGVAGLAAALPGVLAGHTILPVIGLPCAGGPLNGVDALHSIVQMPPGIPVATVGIGNGKNAGYLAAHIVAIADPAVREKLVAYRKSLGDIEG; encoded by the coding sequence ATGGATTTGAAAGAAAATGCAAAGGTCGGTATCGTTGCGGGTAGCAAGTCCGACCAGGAAACTGTAGATAAAATCACCGCCGTGCTTGACAGCTTCGGCATCGTGTGGGAATACAACATCCTCTCTGCACACCGCACCCCGAACGCCACCGCGAAGTATGCTCGCGAAGCCGCCGGGCGAGGCCTCCAGGTCCTCATCGGTGTCGCTGGCCTCGCTGCAGCCCTCCCGGGCGTGCTCGCAGGGCACACCATCCTTCCCGTTATCGGTCTGCCCTGCGCCGGCGGCCCGCTCAACGGCGTCGATGCCCTGCACTCCATCGTGCAGATGCCCCCGGGAATCCCGGTGGCAACAGTCGGCATCGGCAACGGCAAGAATGCCGGTTACCTCGCCGCCCACATCGTCGCCATCGCAGATCCGGCTGTCCGTGAGAAGCTCGTCGCTTACCGCAAGAGCCTCGGGGATATCGAGGGCTAG